A portion of the Rhinolophus sinicus isolate RSC01 linkage group LG03, ASM3656204v1, whole genome shotgun sequence genome contains these proteins:
- the SH2B2 gene encoding SH2B adapter protein 2 isoform X8: MVGRRPGGREPFTAQHVQQAEENQNSQWSEEGSSRRRVAQADGGNSKEPLKEGELRPAPTVVARAFLWLLSADRWPRLPQAAGGCDGTGTMNGAASGPAAAAPVPDWRQFCELHAQAAAVDFAHKFCRFLHDNPAYDTPDAGASFSRHFAANFLDIFSEEVRRVLVAGAAKPPDTMEPEPAALKVASSCGHSRSSEDVSAHAAAKARVRKGFSLRNMSLCVVDGMRDMWHRRASPEPDATPRAAEAPAEPRDKWTRRLRLSRTLAAKVELVDIQREGALRFMVADDAAAGPGGAAQWQKCRLLLRRAMAGERFRLEFFVPPKASRPKVSIPLSAIIEVRTTMPLEMPEKDNTFVLKVENGAEYILETIDSLQKHSWVADIQGCVDPGDSEEDTELSCARGGCLARRVTSCSCELLTEAADLPRAPETMAAVVTAPHSRARDAVSESLVHVPLETFLETLDSPGGSSGDSNNTGEEGAEPEPEAAPELELSDYPWFHGTLSRVRAAQLVLAGGPRNHGLFVIRQSETRPGEYVLTFNFQGKAKHLRLSLNGHGQCHVQHLWFQSVLDMLRHFHTHPIPLESGGSADITLRSYVRAQGPPPDPGPSPSAAPAPPACWNEPANQHYFSSLAAAACPPASPSEAGGASSSSTSSSSAASLPAAPRGAAEGLLSARSRSNSAERLLEAVGGADEPPEAAPAGEGSRGHTRAVENQYSFY; this comes from the exons ATGGTGGGAAGGCGTCCTGGGGGAAGAGAGCCTTTCACAGCACAGCACGTCCAACAGGCTGAGGAGAATCAGAATAGTCAGTGGAGTGAGGAAGGCAGTTCCCGCAGGAGAGTGGCACAGGCAGACGGGGGGAATTCCAAAGAGCCCCTGAAGGAGGGAGAACTCAGGCCAGCCCCCACAGTGGTGGCCAG GGCTTTCCTGTGGTTATTGAGTGCAGATCGATGGCCAAGATTGCCCCAAG CTGCAGGGGGCTGCGATGGGACGGGAACCATGAATGGTGCCGCCTCTGGCCCCGCCGCTGCCGCCCCGGTCCCGGACTGGCGGCAGTTCTGCGAGCTGCACGCCCAGGCGGCCGCCGTGGACTTCGCGCACAAATTCTGCCGCTTCCTACACGACAACCCGGCCTACGACACGCCGGACGCCGGGGCCTCCTTCTCCCGCCATTTCGCAGCCAATTTCCTGGACATCTTCAGTGAGGAGGTGCGCCGTGTGCTGGTGGCCGGGGCAGCCAAGCCCCCCGACACCATGGAACCGGAGCCAGCGGCACTCAAGGTGGCGTCGTCGTGCGGCCACTCGCGGAGCTCTGAGGACGTGTCGGCACACGCGGCGGCCAAGGCCCGCGTCCGCAAGGGCTTCTCACTGCGCAACATGAGCCTGTGTGTGGTGGACGGCATGCGTGACATGTGGCACCGGCGCGCCTCTCCGGAGCCTGATGCCACCCCGCGGGCCGCCGAGGCCCCGGCTGAGCCTCGCGACAAATGGACACGGCGCCTGCGGCTGTCGCGGACACTGGCGGCCAAGGTGGAGCTGGTGGACATCCAGCGGGAGGGCGCGCTGCGCTTCATGGTGGCCGACGATGCTGCCGCAGGCCCGGGCGGCGCCGCCCAGTGGCAGAAGTGCCGCCTGCTCCTCCGCCGGGCCATGGCTGGCGAGCGCTTCCGCCTGGAGTTTTTCGTGCCGCCTAAG GCCTCCAGGCCCAAGGTCAGCATCCCTCTCTCGGCCATCATCGAGGTCCGCACCACCATGCCCCTGGAGATGCCGGAGAAGGACAATACATTTGTGCTCAAG GTGGAGAATGGAGCAGAGTACATCCTGGAGACCATCGATTCACTGCAGAAGCACTCATGGGTGGCTGACATCCAGGGCTGTGTGGACCCCGG GGACAGTGAGGAAGACACAGAGCTCTCCTGTGCCCGGGGAGGCTGCCTGGCCCGCCGAGTGACCTCCTGCAGCTGTGAGCTCCTCACAGAGG CAGCAGACCTGCCCCGGGCCCCAGAGACAATGGCAGCCGTGGTGACAGCCCCACACAGCCGAGCTCGAGATGCTGTCAGCGAGTCCCTGGTCCATGTCCCACTGGAGACCTTCCTGGAGACCCTGGACTCCCCAGGCGGCAGCAGTGGTGACAGCAATAACACAG gggaggagggagccgAGCCTGAGCCCGAGGCAGCACCAGAGCTGGAGCTCTCCGACTACCCCTGGTTCCACGGGACACTCTCGCGGGTCAGGGCAGCGCAGCTGGTGCTGGCAGGCGGGCCCCGGAACCACGGCCTCTTTGTGATCCGGCAGAGTGAGACTCGGCCCGGGGAGTACGTACTGACCTTCAACTTCCAGGGCAAGGCCAAG CACCTTCGCCTGTCCCTGAATGGCCACGGGCAATGCCACGTACAGCACCTGTGGTTCCAATCTGTGCTTGACATGCTGCGCCATTTCCACACCCACCCCATTCCACTGGAGTCAGGGGGCTCCGCAGACATCACTCTCCGCAGCTACGTGCGTGCCCAGGGCCCCCCACCTG ACCCCGGGCCCTCGCCCAGCGCCGCACCCGCGCCTCCCGCCTGCTGGAACGAGCCGGCCAACCAGCACTACTTCTCCAGCCTCGCAGCCGCCGCCTGCCCGCCCGCCTCGCCCTCCGAGGCGGGTGGGGCCTCGTCCTCGTCCACCTCGTCGTCCTCGGCCGCGTCCCTGCCCGCCGCCCCGCGCGGCGCCGCCGAGGGCCTGCTGAGCGCGCGCAGCCGCAGCAACAGCGCCGAGCGGCTGCTGGAGGCGGTCGGCGGTGCAGACGAGCCCCCGGAGGCCGCGCCGGCCGGAGAGGGATCGCGTGGCCACACGCGTGCCGTCGAAAACCAGTATTCCTTCTACTAG
- the SH2B2 gene encoding SH2B adapter protein 2 isoform X7, producing the protein MVGRRPGGREPFTAQHVQQAEENQNSQWSEEGSSRRRVAQADGGNSKEPLKEGELRPAPTVVARAFLWLLSADRWPRLPQAAGGCDGTGTMNGAASGPAAAAPVPDWRQFCELHAQAAAVDFAHKFCRFLHDNPAYDTPDAGASFSRHFAANFLDIFSEEVRRVLVAGAAKPPDTMEPEPAALKVASSCGHSRSSEDVSAHAAAKARVRKGFSLRNMSLCVVDGMRDMWHRRASPEPDATPRAAEAPAEPRDKWTRRLRLSRTLAAKVELVDIQREGALRFMVADDAAAGPGGAAQWQKCRLLLRRAMAGERFRLEFFVPPKASRPKVSIPLSAIIEVRTTMPLEMPEKDNTFVLKVENGAEYILETIDSLQKHSWVADIQGCVDPGDSEEDTELSCARGGCLARRVTSCSCELLTEADLPRAPETMAAVVTAPHSRARDAVSESLVHVPLETFLETLDSPGGSSGDSNNTGEEGAEPEPEAAPELELSDYPWFHGTLSRVRAAQLVLAGGPRNHGLFVIRQSETRPGEYVLTFNFQGKAKHLRLSLNGHGQCHVQHLWFQSVLDMLRHFHTHPIPLESGGSADITLRSYVRAQGPPPGKTLPPGPCGGSRRQTDPGPSPSAAPAPPACWNEPANQHYFSSLAAAACPPASPSEAGGASSSSTSSSSAASLPAAPRGAAEGLLSARSRSNSAERLLEAVGGADEPPEAAPAGEGSRGHTRAVENQYSFY; encoded by the exons ATGGTGGGAAGGCGTCCTGGGGGAAGAGAGCCTTTCACAGCACAGCACGTCCAACAGGCTGAGGAGAATCAGAATAGTCAGTGGAGTGAGGAAGGCAGTTCCCGCAGGAGAGTGGCACAGGCAGACGGGGGGAATTCCAAAGAGCCCCTGAAGGAGGGAGAACTCAGGCCAGCCCCCACAGTGGTGGCCAG GGCTTTCCTGTGGTTATTGAGTGCAGATCGATGGCCAAGATTGCCCCAAG CTGCAGGGGGCTGCGATGGGACGGGAACCATGAATGGTGCCGCCTCTGGCCCCGCCGCTGCCGCCCCGGTCCCGGACTGGCGGCAGTTCTGCGAGCTGCACGCCCAGGCGGCCGCCGTGGACTTCGCGCACAAATTCTGCCGCTTCCTACACGACAACCCGGCCTACGACACGCCGGACGCCGGGGCCTCCTTCTCCCGCCATTTCGCAGCCAATTTCCTGGACATCTTCAGTGAGGAGGTGCGCCGTGTGCTGGTGGCCGGGGCAGCCAAGCCCCCCGACACCATGGAACCGGAGCCAGCGGCACTCAAGGTGGCGTCGTCGTGCGGCCACTCGCGGAGCTCTGAGGACGTGTCGGCACACGCGGCGGCCAAGGCCCGCGTCCGCAAGGGCTTCTCACTGCGCAACATGAGCCTGTGTGTGGTGGACGGCATGCGTGACATGTGGCACCGGCGCGCCTCTCCGGAGCCTGATGCCACCCCGCGGGCCGCCGAGGCCCCGGCTGAGCCTCGCGACAAATGGACACGGCGCCTGCGGCTGTCGCGGACACTGGCGGCCAAGGTGGAGCTGGTGGACATCCAGCGGGAGGGCGCGCTGCGCTTCATGGTGGCCGACGATGCTGCCGCAGGCCCGGGCGGCGCCGCCCAGTGGCAGAAGTGCCGCCTGCTCCTCCGCCGGGCCATGGCTGGCGAGCGCTTCCGCCTGGAGTTTTTCGTGCCGCCTAAG GCCTCCAGGCCCAAGGTCAGCATCCCTCTCTCGGCCATCATCGAGGTCCGCACCACCATGCCCCTGGAGATGCCGGAGAAGGACAATACATTTGTGCTCAAG GTGGAGAATGGAGCAGAGTACATCCTGGAGACCATCGATTCACTGCAGAAGCACTCATGGGTGGCTGACATCCAGGGCTGTGTGGACCCCGG GGACAGTGAGGAAGACACAGAGCTCTCCTGTGCCCGGGGAGGCTGCCTGGCCCGCCGAGTGACCTCCTGCAGCTGTGAGCTCCTCACAGAGG CAGACCTGCCCCGGGCCCCAGAGACAATGGCAGCCGTGGTGACAGCCCCACACAGCCGAGCTCGAGATGCTGTCAGCGAGTCCCTGGTCCATGTCCCACTGGAGACCTTCCTGGAGACCCTGGACTCCCCAGGCGGCAGCAGTGGTGACAGCAATAACACAG gggaggagggagccgAGCCTGAGCCCGAGGCAGCACCAGAGCTGGAGCTCTCCGACTACCCCTGGTTCCACGGGACACTCTCGCGGGTCAGGGCAGCGCAGCTGGTGCTGGCAGGCGGGCCCCGGAACCACGGCCTCTTTGTGATCCGGCAGAGTGAGACTCGGCCCGGGGAGTACGTACTGACCTTCAACTTCCAGGGCAAGGCCAAG CACCTTCGCCTGTCCCTGAATGGCCACGGGCAATGCCACGTACAGCACCTGTGGTTCCAATCTGTGCTTGACATGCTGCGCCATTTCCACACCCACCCCATTCCACTGGAGTCAGGGGGCTCCGCAGACATCACTCTCCGCAGCTACGTGCGTGCCCAGGGCCCCCCACCTGGTAAGACGCTCCCACCTGGCCCATGCGGTGGCTCCAGAAGACAGACAG ACCCCGGGCCCTCGCCCAGCGCCGCACCCGCGCCTCCCGCCTGCTGGAACGAGCCGGCCAACCAGCACTACTTCTCCAGCCTCGCAGCCGCCGCCTGCCCGCCCGCCTCGCCCTCCGAGGCGGGTGGGGCCTCGTCCTCGTCCACCTCGTCGTCCTCGGCCGCGTCCCTGCCCGCCGCCCCGCGCGGCGCCGCCGAGGGCCTGCTGAGCGCGCGCAGCCGCAGCAACAGCGCCGAGCGGCTGCTGGAGGCGGTCGGCGGTGCAGACGAGCCCCCGGAGGCCGCGCCGGCCGGAGAGGGATCGCGTGGCCACACGCGTGCCGTCGAAAACCAGTATTCCTTCTACTAG
- the SH2B2 gene encoding SH2B adapter protein 2 isoform X6, whose amino-acid sequence MVGRRPGGREPFTAQHVQQAEENQNSQWSEEGSSRRRVAQADGGNSKEPLKEGELRPAPTVVARAFLWLLSADRWPRLPQAAGGCDGTGTMNGAASGPAAAAPVPDWRQFCELHAQAAAVDFAHKFCRFLHDNPAYDTPDAGASFSRHFAANFLDIFSEEVRRVLVAGAAKPPDTMEPEPAALKVASSCGHSRSSEDVSAHAAAKARVRKGFSLRNMSLCVVDGMRDMWHRRASPEPDATPRAAEAPAEPRDKWTRRLRLSRTLAAKVELVDIQREGALRFMVADDAAAGPGGAAQWQKCRLLLRRAMAGERFRLEFFVPPKASRPKVSIPLSAIIEVRTTMPLEMPEKDNTFVLKVENGAEYILETIDSLQKHSWVADIQGCVDPGDSEEDTELSCARGGCLARRVTSCSCELLTEAADLPRAPETMAAVVTAPHSRARDAVSESLVHVPLETFLETLDSPGGSSGDSNNTGEEGAEPEPEAAPELELSDYPWFHGTLSRVRAAQLVLAGGPRNHGLFVIRQSETRPGEYVLTFNFQGKAKHLRLSLNGHGQCHVQHLWFQSVLDMLRHFHTHPIPLESGGSADITLRSYVRAQGPPPGKTLPPGPCGGSRRQTDPGPSPSAAPAPPACWNEPANQHYFSSLAAAACPPASPSEAGGASSSSTSSSSAASLPAAPRGAAEGLLSARSRSNSAERLLEAVGGADEPPEAAPAGEGSRGHTRAVENQYSFY is encoded by the exons ATGGTGGGAAGGCGTCCTGGGGGAAGAGAGCCTTTCACAGCACAGCACGTCCAACAGGCTGAGGAGAATCAGAATAGTCAGTGGAGTGAGGAAGGCAGTTCCCGCAGGAGAGTGGCACAGGCAGACGGGGGGAATTCCAAAGAGCCCCTGAAGGAGGGAGAACTCAGGCCAGCCCCCACAGTGGTGGCCAG GGCTTTCCTGTGGTTATTGAGTGCAGATCGATGGCCAAGATTGCCCCAAG CTGCAGGGGGCTGCGATGGGACGGGAACCATGAATGGTGCCGCCTCTGGCCCCGCCGCTGCCGCCCCGGTCCCGGACTGGCGGCAGTTCTGCGAGCTGCACGCCCAGGCGGCCGCCGTGGACTTCGCGCACAAATTCTGCCGCTTCCTACACGACAACCCGGCCTACGACACGCCGGACGCCGGGGCCTCCTTCTCCCGCCATTTCGCAGCCAATTTCCTGGACATCTTCAGTGAGGAGGTGCGCCGTGTGCTGGTGGCCGGGGCAGCCAAGCCCCCCGACACCATGGAACCGGAGCCAGCGGCACTCAAGGTGGCGTCGTCGTGCGGCCACTCGCGGAGCTCTGAGGACGTGTCGGCACACGCGGCGGCCAAGGCCCGCGTCCGCAAGGGCTTCTCACTGCGCAACATGAGCCTGTGTGTGGTGGACGGCATGCGTGACATGTGGCACCGGCGCGCCTCTCCGGAGCCTGATGCCACCCCGCGGGCCGCCGAGGCCCCGGCTGAGCCTCGCGACAAATGGACACGGCGCCTGCGGCTGTCGCGGACACTGGCGGCCAAGGTGGAGCTGGTGGACATCCAGCGGGAGGGCGCGCTGCGCTTCATGGTGGCCGACGATGCTGCCGCAGGCCCGGGCGGCGCCGCCCAGTGGCAGAAGTGCCGCCTGCTCCTCCGCCGGGCCATGGCTGGCGAGCGCTTCCGCCTGGAGTTTTTCGTGCCGCCTAAG GCCTCCAGGCCCAAGGTCAGCATCCCTCTCTCGGCCATCATCGAGGTCCGCACCACCATGCCCCTGGAGATGCCGGAGAAGGACAATACATTTGTGCTCAAG GTGGAGAATGGAGCAGAGTACATCCTGGAGACCATCGATTCACTGCAGAAGCACTCATGGGTGGCTGACATCCAGGGCTGTGTGGACCCCGG GGACAGTGAGGAAGACACAGAGCTCTCCTGTGCCCGGGGAGGCTGCCTGGCCCGCCGAGTGACCTCCTGCAGCTGTGAGCTCCTCACAGAGG CAGCAGACCTGCCCCGGGCCCCAGAGACAATGGCAGCCGTGGTGACAGCCCCACACAGCCGAGCTCGAGATGCTGTCAGCGAGTCCCTGGTCCATGTCCCACTGGAGACCTTCCTGGAGACCCTGGACTCCCCAGGCGGCAGCAGTGGTGACAGCAATAACACAG gggaggagggagccgAGCCTGAGCCCGAGGCAGCACCAGAGCTGGAGCTCTCCGACTACCCCTGGTTCCACGGGACACTCTCGCGGGTCAGGGCAGCGCAGCTGGTGCTGGCAGGCGGGCCCCGGAACCACGGCCTCTTTGTGATCCGGCAGAGTGAGACTCGGCCCGGGGAGTACGTACTGACCTTCAACTTCCAGGGCAAGGCCAAG CACCTTCGCCTGTCCCTGAATGGCCACGGGCAATGCCACGTACAGCACCTGTGGTTCCAATCTGTGCTTGACATGCTGCGCCATTTCCACACCCACCCCATTCCACTGGAGTCAGGGGGCTCCGCAGACATCACTCTCCGCAGCTACGTGCGTGCCCAGGGCCCCCCACCTGGTAAGACGCTCCCACCTGGCCCATGCGGTGGCTCCAGAAGACAGACAG ACCCCGGGCCCTCGCCCAGCGCCGCACCCGCGCCTCCCGCCTGCTGGAACGAGCCGGCCAACCAGCACTACTTCTCCAGCCTCGCAGCCGCCGCCTGCCCGCCCGCCTCGCCCTCCGAGGCGGGTGGGGCCTCGTCCTCGTCCACCTCGTCGTCCTCGGCCGCGTCCCTGCCCGCCGCCCCGCGCGGCGCCGCCGAGGGCCTGCTGAGCGCGCGCAGCCGCAGCAACAGCGCCGAGCGGCTGCTGGAGGCGGTCGGCGGTGCAGACGAGCCCCCGGAGGCCGCGCCGGCCGGAGAGGGATCGCGTGGCCACACGCGTGCCGTCGAAAACCAGTATTCCTTCTACTAG
- the SH2B2 gene encoding SH2B adapter protein 2 isoform X5 yields the protein MVGRRPGGREPFTAQHVQQAEENQNSQWSEEGSSRRRVAQADGGNSKEPLKEGELRPAPTVVARAFLWLLSADRWPRLPQAAGGCDGTGTMNGAASGPAAAAPVPDWRQFCELHAQAAAVDFAHKFCRFLHDNPAYDTPDAGASFSRHFAANFLDIFSEEVRRVLVAGAAKPPDTMEPEPAALKVASSCGHSRSSEDVSAHAAAKARVRKGFSLRNMSLCVVDGMRDMWHRRASPEPDATPRAAEAPAEPRDKWTRRLRLSRTLAAKVELVDIQREGALRFMVADDAAAGPGGAAQWQKCRLLLRRAMAGERFRLEFFVPPKASRPKVSIPLSAIIEVRTTMPLEMPEKDNTFVLKVENGAEYILETIDSLQKHSWVADIQGCVDPGLLEACSAGPGPRNLEGSWIKSSLTPEEPETTKRRAGIGDSEEDTELSCARGGCLARRVTSCSCELLTEAADLPRAPETMAAVVTAPHSRARDAVSESLVHVPLETFLETLDSPGGSSGDSNNTGEEGAEPEPEAAPELELSDYPWFHGTLSRVRAAQLVLAGGPRNHGLFVIRQSETRPGEYVLTFNFQGKAKHLRLSLNGHGQCHVQHLWFQSVLDMLRHFHTHPIPLESGGSADITLRSYVRAQGPPPGKTLPPGPCGGSRRQTDPGPSPSAAPAPPACWNEPANQHYFSSLAAAACPPASPSEAGGASSSSTSSSSAASLPAAPRGAAEGLLSARSRSNSAERLLEAVGGADEPPEAAPAGEGSRGHTRAVENQYSFY from the exons ATGGTGGGAAGGCGTCCTGGGGGAAGAGAGCCTTTCACAGCACAGCACGTCCAACAGGCTGAGGAGAATCAGAATAGTCAGTGGAGTGAGGAAGGCAGTTCCCGCAGGAGAGTGGCACAGGCAGACGGGGGGAATTCCAAAGAGCCCCTGAAGGAGGGAGAACTCAGGCCAGCCCCCACAGTGGTGGCCAG GGCTTTCCTGTGGTTATTGAGTGCAGATCGATGGCCAAGATTGCCCCAAG CTGCAGGGGGCTGCGATGGGACGGGAACCATGAATGGTGCCGCCTCTGGCCCCGCCGCTGCCGCCCCGGTCCCGGACTGGCGGCAGTTCTGCGAGCTGCACGCCCAGGCGGCCGCCGTGGACTTCGCGCACAAATTCTGCCGCTTCCTACACGACAACCCGGCCTACGACACGCCGGACGCCGGGGCCTCCTTCTCCCGCCATTTCGCAGCCAATTTCCTGGACATCTTCAGTGAGGAGGTGCGCCGTGTGCTGGTGGCCGGGGCAGCCAAGCCCCCCGACACCATGGAACCGGAGCCAGCGGCACTCAAGGTGGCGTCGTCGTGCGGCCACTCGCGGAGCTCTGAGGACGTGTCGGCACACGCGGCGGCCAAGGCCCGCGTCCGCAAGGGCTTCTCACTGCGCAACATGAGCCTGTGTGTGGTGGACGGCATGCGTGACATGTGGCACCGGCGCGCCTCTCCGGAGCCTGATGCCACCCCGCGGGCCGCCGAGGCCCCGGCTGAGCCTCGCGACAAATGGACACGGCGCCTGCGGCTGTCGCGGACACTGGCGGCCAAGGTGGAGCTGGTGGACATCCAGCGGGAGGGCGCGCTGCGCTTCATGGTGGCCGACGATGCTGCCGCAGGCCCGGGCGGCGCCGCCCAGTGGCAGAAGTGCCGCCTGCTCCTCCGCCGGGCCATGGCTGGCGAGCGCTTCCGCCTGGAGTTTTTCGTGCCGCCTAAG GCCTCCAGGCCCAAGGTCAGCATCCCTCTCTCGGCCATCATCGAGGTCCGCACCACCATGCCCCTGGAGATGCCGGAGAAGGACAATACATTTGTGCTCAAG GTGGAGAATGGAGCAGAGTACATCCTGGAGACCATCGATTCACTGCAGAAGCACTCATGGGTGGCTGACATCCAGGGCTGTGTGGACCCCGG GCTCTTGGAGGCCTGCTCTGCAGGGCCAGGGCCCAGGAACCTGGAAGGAAGTTGGATCAAGTCTTCCCTCACCCCAGAGGAGCCTGAGACCACTAAAAGAAGGGCAGGGATAGG GGACAGTGAGGAAGACACAGAGCTCTCCTGTGCCCGGGGAGGCTGCCTGGCCCGCCGAGTGACCTCCTGCAGCTGTGAGCTCCTCACAGAGG CAGCAGACCTGCCCCGGGCCCCAGAGACAATGGCAGCCGTGGTGACAGCCCCACACAGCCGAGCTCGAGATGCTGTCAGCGAGTCCCTGGTCCATGTCCCACTGGAGACCTTCCTGGAGACCCTGGACTCCCCAGGCGGCAGCAGTGGTGACAGCAATAACACAG gggaggagggagccgAGCCTGAGCCCGAGGCAGCACCAGAGCTGGAGCTCTCCGACTACCCCTGGTTCCACGGGACACTCTCGCGGGTCAGGGCAGCGCAGCTGGTGCTGGCAGGCGGGCCCCGGAACCACGGCCTCTTTGTGATCCGGCAGAGTGAGACTCGGCCCGGGGAGTACGTACTGACCTTCAACTTCCAGGGCAAGGCCAAG CACCTTCGCCTGTCCCTGAATGGCCACGGGCAATGCCACGTACAGCACCTGTGGTTCCAATCTGTGCTTGACATGCTGCGCCATTTCCACACCCACCCCATTCCACTGGAGTCAGGGGGCTCCGCAGACATCACTCTCCGCAGCTACGTGCGTGCCCAGGGCCCCCCACCTGGTAAGACGCTCCCACCTGGCCCATGCGGTGGCTCCAGAAGACAGACAG ACCCCGGGCCCTCGCCCAGCGCCGCACCCGCGCCTCCCGCCTGCTGGAACGAGCCGGCCAACCAGCACTACTTCTCCAGCCTCGCAGCCGCCGCCTGCCCGCCCGCCTCGCCCTCCGAGGCGGGTGGGGCCTCGTCCTCGTCCACCTCGTCGTCCTCGGCCGCGTCCCTGCCCGCCGCCCCGCGCGGCGCCGCCGAGGGCCTGCTGAGCGCGCGCAGCCGCAGCAACAGCGCCGAGCGGCTGCTGGAGGCGGTCGGCGGTGCAGACGAGCCCCCGGAGGCCGCGCCGGCCGGAGAGGGATCGCGTGGCCACACGCGTGCCGTCGAAAACCAGTATTCCTTCTACTAG